A single window of Microbispora hainanensis DNA harbors:
- the cobT gene encoding nicotinate-nucleotide--dimethylbenzimidazole phosphoribosyltransferase, whose amino-acid sequence MTSPLGETIGAIRPVEPGPMAEARAHQDRLTKPSGSLGVLEDVAVRLAGIAGTCPPPLPAPAALAIFAADHGVHAQGVSPWPQEVTAQMVANFTAGGAVANAFAAEVGASVTVVDVGVAADLPPAPRLLARKVAYGTADLSQGPAMTEEQATAALTAGIEVARDLVEAGARCLVTGDMGIANTTASAALICAFTGRPAAEVTGRGTGVDDATYERKIEIVRRGLRVNGIAEAGAGPEGPGEALRVLAAVGGLEHAAIAGFVLGAAAARVPVILDGVIAGAAALAAGGLAPDAIGYCLAGHRSAEPGHAVALAHLGLDPLVDLRLRLGEGTGGLLAHPLVSAAARVMHEVATFDSAGVADKAE is encoded by the coding sequence ATGACGTCCCCCCTCGGCGAGACGATCGGCGCGATCCGCCCGGTCGAGCCCGGCCCCATGGCGGAGGCCAGGGCCCACCAGGACAGGCTCACCAAGCCGAGCGGCTCGCTCGGGGTGCTCGAAGACGTCGCGGTGCGGCTCGCCGGCATCGCAGGGACGTGCCCGCCGCCGCTCCCGGCCCCGGCCGCCCTCGCGATCTTCGCCGCCGACCACGGCGTGCACGCGCAGGGGGTCAGCCCCTGGCCGCAGGAGGTCACCGCGCAGATGGTGGCCAACTTCACGGCGGGAGGCGCGGTCGCCAACGCCTTCGCCGCCGAGGTGGGCGCGTCGGTGACCGTGGTCGACGTCGGCGTCGCGGCCGACCTGCCGCCCGCGCCCCGGCTGCTCGCCCGCAAGGTCGCGTACGGCACGGCCGACCTGTCGCAGGGGCCCGCCATGACGGAGGAGCAGGCCACGGCCGCCCTCACGGCCGGGATCGAGGTCGCCCGCGACCTGGTGGAGGCGGGCGCCCGTTGCCTGGTCACCGGAGACATGGGCATCGCGAACACCACCGCGTCGGCCGCCCTGATCTGCGCCTTCACCGGCAGGCCCGCCGCCGAGGTCACCGGCCGGGGGACCGGCGTCGACGACGCCACCTACGAGCGCAAGATCGAGATCGTACGGCGCGGCCTGCGGGTCAACGGCATCGCCGAGGCGGGAGCCGGACCCGAGGGGCCCGGCGAGGCGCTGCGCGTGCTCGCGGCGGTCGGCGGCCTGGAGCACGCGGCCATCGCCGGATTCGTGCTCGGCGCCGCGGCGGCCCGGGTGCCGGTCATCCTCGACGGCGTGATCGCCGGAGCCGCGGCCCTGGCGGCCGGCGGGCTCGCGCCCGACGCCATCGGCTACTGCCTGGCCGGGCACCGCTCGGCCGAGCCCGGCCACGCGGTGGCGCTGGCCCATCTCGGTCTCGACCCGCTCGTCGACCTGCGGCTGCGGCTGGGGGAGGGCACCGGCGGACTGCTCGCCCACCCTCTGGTCAGCGCGGCGGCGCGGGTCATGCACGAGGTCGCCACCTTCGACTCCGCGGGCGTGGCCGACAAGGCGGAGTGA
- a CDS encoding GTPase encodes MTALSTAETRHGLGSRLAALAKIVELGQGRLDPALVTEAAQLLLRAGDRLKLSSDHTVVALAGGTGSGKSSLFNAVSGLELSPIGVRRPTTARTHACVWGIDGAGPLLDWLQIQWRHRFARASALDKGESQLHGLILLDLPDHDSIRALTDHEAHRLIQVADLIVWVLDPQKYADASVHRRYVTELNRHDAVTVFVLNQSDRLTPEEQAECVADLEELLRREGVTHPRVVATSATTGKGVDSLKAVLAESVAVRRAAYQRLEADLDRLVQRLVKHVPELLRVEPTVDGARRAGLVEALCDAIGVSALGEAMENVYAVRSDDWVGWPYARWVARMRPDPLKSLRLGAVKDDIRGLVASSVTAQPAEVDNAVQALADGLTAGMPEVWRDGVREAARSRVDDLPEALSGELSEVAPPLDRVPVWWWLLKIWQYLLVLMFVASLAWAGAIFAYGVFKVGRPPSEVLGDVAVLPWVGLMILSVLGLGLFSAMASRNFVVLAAGKERDRLERDMRRRVGALAQEMVVQPLERELQRYNEFFGAMAATRR; translated from the coding sequence ATGACGGCTCTCAGCACCGCCGAAACCCGGCACGGGCTCGGCTCCAGGCTCGCCGCCCTGGCCAAGATCGTCGAGCTGGGACAGGGCCGGCTCGACCCGGCGCTGGTCACCGAGGCCGCCCAGCTCCTGCTGCGCGCCGGCGACCGGCTCAAACTGTCGTCCGACCACACGGTCGTCGCGCTCGCCGGTGGCACCGGCAGCGGCAAGTCGTCCTTGTTCAACGCCGTTTCCGGGCTGGAGCTTTCGCCCATCGGCGTACGCAGGCCGACCACGGCGCGCACCCACGCCTGCGTCTGGGGCATCGACGGCGCGGGCCCGCTGCTCGACTGGCTGCAGATCCAGTGGCGGCACCGGTTCGCCCGCGCCAGCGCCCTCGACAAGGGCGAGAGCCAGTTGCACGGGCTCATCCTGCTCGACCTGCCCGACCACGACTCGATCCGCGCGCTCACCGACCACGAGGCCCACCGCCTGATCCAGGTGGCCGATCTCATCGTGTGGGTGCTCGACCCGCAGAAGTACGCCGACGCCTCGGTGCACCGGCGCTACGTGACCGAGCTGAACCGGCACGACGCGGTGACGGTCTTCGTGCTGAACCAGTCCGACCGGCTCACCCCGGAGGAGCAGGCGGAGTGCGTGGCCGACCTGGAGGAGCTTCTCCGGCGTGAGGGCGTCACCCATCCCCGGGTGGTCGCGACGTCCGCCACCACCGGCAAGGGCGTCGACAGCCTGAAGGCCGTCCTGGCCGAGTCCGTTGCCGTCCGGCGCGCGGCCTACCAGCGCCTGGAGGCCGACCTCGACCGGCTGGTGCAGCGACTGGTCAAGCACGTGCCCGAGCTGCTGCGGGTGGAGCCCACGGTGGACGGCGCCCGGCGCGCCGGGCTGGTCGAGGCGCTGTGCGACGCGATCGGCGTCTCCGCTCTCGGCGAGGCCATGGAGAACGTGTACGCCGTCCGGTCGGACGACTGGGTCGGCTGGCCGTACGCGCGATGGGTGGCCCGGATGCGGCCCGACCCGCTCAAGAGCCTGCGCCTGGGGGCAGTGAAGGACGACATCCGCGGCCTCGTCGCGAGCTCGGTCACCGCGCAGCCCGCCGAGGTGGACAACGCGGTGCAGGCGCTCGCCGACGGTCTGACGGCCGGCATGCCGGAGGTGTGGCGCGACGGCGTGCGCGAGGCGGCCCGCTCGCGGGTGGACGATCTTCCCGAGGCGCTGTCGGGCGAGCTGTCGGAGGTGGCCCCGCCGCTCGACCGCGTGCCCGTCTGGTGGTGGCTGCTGAAGATCTGGCAGTACCTCCTGGTGCTCATGTTCGTCGCGAGCCTCGCCTGGGCGGGCGCGATCTTCGCGTACGGGGTCTTCAAGGTGGGCCGTCCGCCGTCCGAGGTCCTCGGCGACGTGGCCGTGCTGCCCTGGGTGGGGCTGATGATCCTCAGCGTCCTCGGGCTCGGCCTGTTCTCGGCCATGGCGAGCAGAAACTTCGTGGTCCTCGCCGCCGGCAAGGAACGCGACCGGCTAGAGCGCGACATGAGACGCCGGGTCGGCGCCCTGGCGCAGGAAATGGTCGTCCAGCCGCTCGAACGCGAGCTGCAGCGCTACAACGAGTTCTTTGGCGCGATGGCGGCCACCCGCCGCTGA
- the cobA gene encoding uroporphyrinogen-III C-methyltransferase — protein MAPYLLGLRLDGRRVLVVGGGRVAQRRVPALLDAGASVTLVSPSVTPALDDLIATGRVIWERRPYQVGDCDGAWLVHACTDHRDVNTAVAAEAEAKRIWCVRADDKDASAAWTPASGRVDEVGVAVTAGGDPRRAAGIRDAIVGALRDGTVDARRHRTKPVGVALVGGGPGDPGLITVRGRQLLAQADVVVADRLAPRALLDELSPDVELIDAAKVPYGRSLSQEKINELLVEHARAGRFVVRLKGGDPFVFGRGGEEMIACARAGIPVTVVPGITSAVAVPGAAGVPVTHRGVSQEFHVISVHVPPGDSRSTVDWPGLARSNGTLILLMAVERIKEIAETLVRDGRSPETPVMVVQDGTLPTQRAVTATLSTVAERVTAAGVRPPAIVIVGEVVKVGQEIEMVRAERIP, from the coding sequence ATGGCGCCCTACCTGCTCGGCCTCCGCCTTGACGGGCGGCGGGTGCTCGTGGTCGGCGGGGGACGCGTCGCTCAGCGACGGGTTCCCGCACTGCTCGACGCCGGAGCCTCCGTCACCCTGGTTTCGCCCAGTGTCACCCCGGCGCTGGACGACCTCATCGCCACGGGCCGGGTGATCTGGGAGCGGCGGCCCTACCAGGTCGGCGACTGCGACGGCGCCTGGCTGGTGCACGCCTGCACCGACCACCGCGACGTCAACACCGCGGTCGCCGCCGAGGCCGAGGCCAAGCGCATCTGGTGCGTGCGCGCCGACGACAAGGACGCCTCCGCGGCTTGGACCCCCGCCAGCGGGCGGGTCGACGAGGTCGGCGTGGCGGTCACCGCGGGCGGCGATCCCCGCCGCGCGGCCGGCATCCGCGACGCGATCGTGGGCGCGCTGCGCGACGGCACCGTCGACGCCCGGCGGCACCGCACCAAGCCCGTCGGCGTCGCGCTGGTGGGCGGCGGTCCCGGCGACCCCGGCCTGATCACCGTGCGCGGACGCCAGCTCCTGGCCCAGGCCGACGTGGTCGTGGCCGACCGCCTCGCGCCGCGCGCGCTCCTGGACGAGCTGTCGCCCGACGTCGAGCTGATCGACGCGGCGAAGGTGCCGTACGGCCGGTCGCTGTCCCAGGAGAAGATCAACGAACTGCTCGTCGAGCACGCCCGCGCGGGCAGGTTCGTCGTGCGGCTGAAGGGCGGCGATCCCTTCGTCTTCGGCCGCGGCGGCGAGGAGATGATCGCCTGCGCCCGGGCGGGCATCCCGGTGACCGTGGTGCCCGGGATCACCAGCGCGGTCGCGGTCCCCGGAGCAGCCGGGGTTCCGGTCACCCATCGCGGGGTGAGCCAGGAGTTCCACGTCATCTCCGTGCACGTCCCGCCCGGCGACTCCAGGTCCACCGTCGACTGGCCCGGATTGGCGAGATCGAACGGAACTCTGATACTGCTCATGGCCGTCGAACGGATCAAGGAGATCGCCGAAACACTCGTTCGAGACGGACGTTCACCGGAAACTCCCGTGATGGTGGTACAGGACGGTACTCTTCCGACGCAACGAGCCGTTACCGCGACGCTGTCGACGGTGGCGGAACGGGTGACCGCGGCCGGGGTGCGGCCTCCGGCGATCGTCATCGTCGGCGAGGTCGTCAAGGTCGGCCAGGAGATCGAAATGGTGCGAGCGGAGCGGATCCCGTGA
- a CDS encoding sirohydrochlorin chelatase, translating to MKPPLLLIGHGTHDETGVAEFGRFVHRLRCRLDGLPAEVSGGFITNARPPLGDSIASLVARGHHHLIAVPLSLTGDRRALGDIPGTMALEQERHPTLEYDLGRPLGPDPRVLRLLAERLADARAEMPRFVTDEPPAEIAPSETAVVLVGHGSTDPAVNAEVHRVSRLFWETHAADLLTVETAYVSHTRPGVPGGLERCRRLGAKRVIVLPYVLFAGGVLERIWAQALAYGANHEGLDIRCAEVIGDCEGLADVVIDRYEEALAGGGQSSAPAARRPSPGLPVTRPPFPPRRTPEAGPGAAKDAGLVTAIAPRLTTAGETGGEPLDADAFQGVDGERPEPETAGADGADSMIGVAGRGDAGEEPRGDAPDGPLPQPGIASVV from the coding sequence ATGAAACCGCCGCTGCTGCTCATCGGCCACGGCACCCATGATGAGACCGGCGTCGCCGAGTTCGGCAGGTTCGTTCACCGCCTCCGCTGCCGCCTTGACGGGCTTCCCGCCGAGGTGAGCGGCGGCTTCATCACGAACGCCCGCCCCCCGCTCGGCGACTCCATCGCCTCTCTCGTGGCCCGCGGACACCACCACCTGATCGCGGTGCCGCTCAGCCTCACCGGCGACCGGCGCGCGCTCGGGGACATCCCGGGCACCATGGCACTGGAGCAGGAGCGGCATCCCACGCTCGAATACGACCTCGGCCGCCCCCTCGGGCCCGACCCGCGCGTGCTCAGGCTCCTCGCGGAGCGGCTCGCGGACGCCCGCGCGGAGATGCCGCGGTTCGTGACCGACGAGCCGCCCGCCGAGATCGCCCCCAGCGAGACCGCGGTCGTCCTGGTCGGGCACGGCTCCACCGACCCCGCCGTCAACGCCGAGGTCCACCGGGTCTCGCGGCTGTTCTGGGAGACCCACGCCGCCGACCTGCTGACCGTGGAGACGGCGTACGTGTCGCACACCCGCCCCGGCGTGCCGGGCGGCCTGGAGCGCTGCCGCAGGCTCGGCGCCAAGCGCGTGATCGTCCTGCCGTACGTCCTGTTCGCCGGCGGAGTCCTCGAACGCATCTGGGCCCAGGCCCTGGCGTACGGCGCCAACCACGAGGGCCTCGACATCCGCTGCGCCGAGGTGATCGGCGACTGCGAGGGCCTCGCCGACGTGGTGATCGACAGGTATGAGGAGGCGCTCGCCGGAGGCGGTCAGTCCTCGGCGCCCGCCGCCCGCCGCCCGTCCCCCGGGCTGCCGGTGACCCGGCCGCCGTTCCCCCCGCGGCGTACGCCGGAGGCGGGCCCGGGCGCCGCGAAGGACGCTGGCCTCGTGACCGCCATCGCCCCGCGGCTGACCACGGCCGGGGAGACCGGCGGCGAGCCGCTCGACGCGGACGCCTTCCAGGGAGTCGACGGCGAGAGGCCGGAACCGGAAACGGCAGGCGCTGACGGGGCCGATAGCATGATCGGCGTGGCCGGCCGCGGCGACGCGGGGGAGGAGCCCCGCGGAGACGCCCCGGACGGGCCGCTCCCCCAGCCCGGAATCGCCAGCGTGGTGTAA
- a CDS encoding dioxygenase has product MSNQGNPGSAQAGTQGRVHREVDPAQQAVEAKLVENVVASFAGCPDPRLKEVMVALVEHLHAFIREVRLTEQEWRAAIDFLTNAGHITDDVRQEFILLSDTLGASMQTINVNNAAYKDATEATVFGPFFVEDSPRVELGGDVAFGAPGEPCWVEGTVTDTDGNPLAGARIEVWEADETGLYDVQYDGAKRSARGHLFSAEDGGYRFWALTPTPYPIPDDGPVGRMLAAVGRSPLRASHLHFMVGHENGRTLVTHIFPEGDPIGWNDSVFGVKESLIKRFERQPPGSPTPDGRVIEGTWSKVRFDIVLAPPGA; this is encoded by the coding sequence ATGAGCAACCAGGGCAACCCGGGATCGGCCCAGGCCGGCACCCAGGGGCGCGTCCATCGGGAGGTCGATCCCGCGCAGCAGGCCGTCGAGGCCAAGCTGGTCGAGAACGTCGTCGCCTCCTTCGCCGGCTGCCCGGACCCGCGGCTGAAGGAAGTGATGGTCGCCCTGGTCGAGCACCTGCACGCCTTCATCCGAGAGGTGCGGCTGACCGAGCAGGAGTGGCGCGCCGCGATCGACTTCCTCACCAACGCCGGTCACATCACCGACGACGTGCGTCAGGAGTTCATCCTGCTGTCGGACACCCTCGGCGCCTCGATGCAGACCATCAACGTCAACAACGCGGCCTACAAGGACGCCACCGAGGCGACGGTCTTCGGCCCGTTCTTCGTCGAGGACTCGCCTCGCGTCGAGCTCGGCGGCGACGTGGCCTTCGGCGCCCCGGGTGAGCCGTGCTGGGTCGAGGGCACGGTGACCGACACCGATGGCAACCCGCTCGCGGGCGCGCGCATCGAGGTCTGGGAGGCCGACGAGACCGGCCTCTACGACGTGCAGTACGACGGAGCCAAGCGTTCCGCCCGCGGTCACCTGTTCTCGGCGGAGGACGGCGGCTATCGGTTCTGGGCGCTGACCCCGACGCCCTACCCGATCCCGGACGACGGCCCGGTCGGGCGGATGCTGGCCGCGGTCGGCCGGTCGCCGCTGCGGGCATCGCACCTGCACTTCATGGTCGGCCACGAGAACGGGCGCACGCTGGTGACGCACATCTTCCCCGAGGGCGACCCGATCGGCTGGAACGACTCCGTCTTCGGAGTCAAGGAGTCGCTGATCAAGAGGTTCGAGCGGCAGCCGCCCGGCAGCCCGACCCCTGACGGGCGGGTGATCGAAGGCACCTGGAGCAAGGTGCGCTTCGACATCGTGCTCGCCCCGCCAGGCGCCTGA
- a CDS encoding dynamin family protein, protein MRSAARNTPDHGTGAGSGDAVTEERDVAERDAGERDSGAHPESPGERTVAFRAIRDDETADRPAAQSASPPSGPGSEGEPVVEAEDAPQSRADDAEGAEDAEHAEDTADHAEVAEDAADEPGETREPGETEETEETDESNDSDGDRVRSFPMPEPVSAALTEALNQLRTAVKGLHFGLDVPGSEEARKAQAAVLAQLDDYVIPRVHMSTAPALIAIAGSTGAGKSTIVNSLAGGKVSATGVRRPTTATPVIVCHPDDHEWYAQGDLLGGLQRLEEPTRDAPAGSVVLTSSPSLSRGIALLDTPDIDSVVEEHHEIAHRMLDAADVWVFVTTASRYADAPSWGLLRRAKERGARLVIVLSRVPPRSREVVVKHFGRMLNEYGLGEVECFVINETSVQDGRLPEIEIADLRIWLSGLSADDERREAAVKTTLNGVLNSFRTRLPALARHLETQVALRADLRSDVDAAYMGALTRIDEATRDGSLLRGEVLARWQDFAGTGDLMRTLHLRRGGAKSHQQGPERVRGLKTALRSGLEALINSAVQQAAEEVVTRWRQRAGAGDRLAATPGLGRPSEEIARRTTRTVTAWQDHVTELIRTEGVTKRSVAKLISFDVESLSLIFMIGLLGYGATDAPAGAGAGTLPQRMLRGLLGAESLRNITAKARSDLRARVGLLFDEETLRYVDALDSAGIPDEAAATRLYQATYNLEVAR, encoded by the coding sequence GTGAGATCGGCAGCCAGGAACACGCCCGACCACGGGACCGGTGCGGGTTCCGGTGACGCCGTGACCGAGGAGCGGGACGTCGCGGAGCGGGACGCCGGGGAGCGGGACAGCGGGGCGCACCCGGAGTCGCCGGGGGAGCGGACCGTCGCGTTCCGCGCCATCCGCGACGACGAGACAGCGGACCGCCCCGCCGCGCAGAGCGCCTCGCCTCCCTCGGGCCCCGGATCCGAGGGCGAGCCGGTGGTGGAGGCAGAGGACGCGCCGCAGAGCCGTGCGGACGACGCGGAGGGCGCCGAAGACGCGGAGCATGCCGAGGACACCGCCGATCATGCCGAGGTCGCCGAGGATGCCGCCGATGAGCCCGGCGAGACCCGGGAGCCCGGCGAGACCGAGGAGACAGAAGAGACCGACGAGTCCAATGACTCCGACGGCGATCGGGTCCGTTCGTTCCCGATGCCGGAGCCGGTCTCGGCGGCGCTGACCGAGGCGCTCAACCAGCTCCGTACGGCCGTGAAGGGCCTGCACTTCGGTCTCGACGTGCCGGGCTCCGAGGAGGCGCGCAAGGCGCAGGCCGCGGTCCTGGCGCAGCTCGACGACTACGTCATCCCGCGAGTGCACATGAGCACCGCGCCCGCGCTGATCGCCATCGCCGGTTCGACGGGAGCGGGCAAGTCCACCATCGTCAACTCGCTCGCCGGAGGGAAGGTCTCGGCCACGGGAGTGCGCCGCCCCACCACGGCGACGCCCGTGATCGTCTGTCACCCCGACGACCACGAGTGGTACGCGCAGGGCGACCTTCTGGGCGGCCTGCAGAGGCTTGAGGAGCCCACGCGGGACGCCCCGGCCGGCAGCGTGGTGCTGACGTCGAGCCCGTCCCTGTCCCGGGGAATCGCCCTGCTCGACACGCCCGACATCGACTCGGTCGTGGAGGAACACCACGAGATCGCGCACCGCATGCTGGACGCCGCCGACGTGTGGGTGTTCGTCACCACGGCGTCCCGGTACGCCGACGCGCCGTCCTGGGGCCTGCTGCGCCGGGCCAAGGAACGCGGGGCGCGCCTGGTCATCGTGCTGTCCCGGGTGCCGCCGAGATCCCGTGAGGTCGTCGTCAAGCACTTCGGCCGGATGCTGAACGAGTACGGCCTCGGCGAGGTCGAGTGCTTCGTCATCAACGAGACGTCCGTACAGGACGGGCGGCTGCCCGAGATCGAGATCGCGGATCTGCGCATCTGGTTGTCCGGGCTGTCGGCCGACGACGAGCGGCGCGAGGCGGCGGTCAAGACGACGCTGAACGGCGTGCTGAACAGCTTCCGCACCCGGCTGCCCGCGCTCGCCCGGCACCTCGAAACCCAGGTCGCCCTGCGCGCCGATCTGCGCTCCGACGTCGACGCGGCCTACATGGGCGCCCTGACGCGGATCGACGAGGCGACCAGGGACGGCTCGCTGCTGCGCGGGGAGGTGCTCGCGCGGTGGCAGGACTTCGCCGGCACGGGCGACCTCATGCGCACCCTTCACCTGCGCCGCGGCGGCGCCAAGAGCCACCAGCAGGGCCCGGAGCGGGTGCGCGGGCTGAAGACCGCCCTGCGGTCGGGCCTCGAAGCGCTGATCAACTCGGCCGTCCAGCAGGCCGCGGAGGAGGTCGTGACGCGCTGGCGGCAGCGGGCGGGCGCGGGCGACCGCCTGGCCGCGACGCCTGGGCTCGGCCGCCCGTCGGAGGAGATCGCGCGCAGGACCACCAGGACCGTCACGGCCTGGCAGGACCACGTCACCGAGCTGATCCGCACCGAGGGCGTGACCAAGCGCTCGGTGGCCAAGCTGATCTCCTTCGACGTGGAGTCGCTCTCGCTGATCTTCATGATCGGGCTGCTCGGCTACGGCGCCACGGACGCCCCGGCGGGTGCGGGCGCCGGCACGCTGCCCCAGCGGATGCTGCGCGGCCTGCTCGGTGCCGAGTCGCTGCGCAACATCACCGCCAAGGCCCGCAGCGATCTGCGCGCCCGCGTCGGCCTGCTCTTCGACGAGGAGACCCTCCGATACGTCGACGCGCTCGACAGCGCCGGAATCCCGGACGAGGCCGCGGCGACGCGGCTCTACCAGGCAACGTACAACCTCGAGGTCGCACGATGA
- a CDS encoding single-stranded DNA-binding protein, whose product MNDIYVTLSGNVTDDPRQYQFRDGSRVTSMRMAVNRRVLDQQTNTWQTRDTTYYTVRCYRGLADNVQQSIRRGHPVVVYGKLRIKQFERDGEQRFWAEIEASSVGHDLKWGIATFEKPIRAYAAGAPSDDERHAMEDATREWELTSRSGPSGFSGLGGPGAASIADGDDDEAFDALVGARGQHDAAPRSSGSGEIGTGGIGTRLGTAEISGENGTTDAATNGTMESAADASDETTDRATGDVTDEVTEPERGLGDGGEAAWLPPALAA is encoded by the coding sequence ATGAACGACATCTACGTCACGCTGAGCGGGAACGTCACCGACGACCCCCGGCAGTACCAGTTCCGCGACGGCTCGCGTGTCACCTCGATGCGGATGGCCGTCAACAGGCGCGTCCTCGACCAGCAGACCAACACCTGGCAGACCAGGGACACCACCTACTACACCGTGCGCTGCTACCGCGGGCTGGCCGACAACGTGCAGCAGTCGATCCGCAGGGGACACCCTGTCGTGGTGTACGGCAAGCTGCGGATCAAGCAGTTCGAGCGCGACGGTGAGCAGCGGTTCTGGGCGGAGATCGAGGCGAGCTCGGTGGGCCATGACCTGAAGTGGGGCATCGCCACGTTCGAGAAGCCGATCCGGGCCTACGCGGCGGGCGCGCCGAGCGACGACGAGCGCCACGCGATGGAAGACGCGACGCGGGAATGGGAGCTGACCAGCCGCAGCGGCCCCAGCGGGTTCAGCGGCCTCGGCGGGCCCGGCGCGGCGTCCATCGCCGACGGAGACGACGACGAGGCGTTCGACGCCCTCGTCGGCGCGCGGGGCCAACACGACGCGGCGCCCCGAAGCAGCGGCAGCGGAGAGATCGGCACAGGGGGAATCGGCACGAGACTCGGCACGGCGGAGATCAGCGGAGAAAACGGTACGACGGACGCCGCGACGAACGGCACGATGGAAAGCGCGGCGGACGCATCGGACGAGACGACCGACAGGGCGACAGGCGATGTGACGGACGAGGTGACGGAGCCGGAGCGCGGCCTGGGCGACGGCGGCGAGGCCGCCTGGCTCCCGCCCGCGCTGGCGGCCTAA
- a CDS encoding maleylacetate reductase → MRFVHATLPQRVVFASGGSPEAVAEEVSLLGAQRVMLIASERAAAVADPIAARLPVVRRHEEVVMHVPVEVAGRARTAAAAAEAEVVVTVGGGSATGLGKAVALTTGLPVVAVPTTYAGSEATNVWGLTESGTKTTGVDDKVLPRSIVYDAELLTSLPADMSVASGLNALAHCVDSMWGPRADPIDQALAGEGIRALAAGLPVVAADGGAIEGIEQTLYGAYLAAAAFASAGSGLHHKICHVLGGMFDLPHAQTHAVVLPHVLAFNAPSAPEAERRIAAAFGTATAVEGLAALRAEVGAPRALKDYGMPEEGITKAVAPIMAALPAGNPAPVTEENLTALLRAAWEGERR, encoded by the coding sequence ATGAGGTTCGTCCACGCGACGCTGCCGCAGCGTGTCGTCTTCGCCTCCGGCGGCTCGCCGGAGGCGGTTGCCGAGGAGGTCTCCCTCCTCGGCGCCCAGCGGGTCATGCTGATCGCCTCCGAGCGCGCGGCCGCCGTCGCCGACCCGATCGCGGCACGGCTGCCGGTCGTGCGGCGGCATGAGGAGGTCGTCATGCACGTCCCGGTCGAGGTGGCCGGGCGGGCACGGACGGCCGCCGCGGCGGCCGAGGCCGAGGTCGTGGTCACCGTGGGCGGCGGGTCCGCCACCGGGCTGGGCAAGGCCGTCGCCTTGACGACAGGCCTGCCGGTCGTCGCCGTCCCGACCACCTACGCGGGCTCCGAGGCGACCAACGTCTGGGGCCTGACCGAGAGCGGGACCAAGACCACCGGCGTCGACGACAAGGTGCTGCCGCGCTCGATCGTCTACGACGCCGAGCTGCTCACCTCGCTGCCCGCCGACATGAGCGTGGCGTCGGGGCTCAACGCGCTGGCCCACTGCGTCGACTCGATGTGGGGACCGCGGGCGGACCCGATCGATCAGGCGCTGGCGGGCGAGGGCATCCGCGCCCTGGCCGCCGGGCTGCCCGTCGTCGCCGCGGACGGCGGCGCGATCGAGGGCATCGAGCAGACCCTGTACGGCGCCTACCTCGCCGCGGCCGCGTTCGCGTCGGCCGGCTCGGGGCTGCACCACAAGATCTGCCACGTGCTCGGCGGCATGTTCGACCTGCCCCACGCGCAGACCCACGCCGTCGTGCTCCCGCACGTGCTGGCTTTCAACGCTCCGAGCGCGCCCGAGGCCGAGCGGCGCATCGCGGCGGCCTTCGGCACCGCCACCGCCGTCGAGGGGCTGGCCGCGCTGCGGGCGGAGGTCGGCGCGCCGCGTGCGCTGAAGGACTACGGGATGCCCGAAGAAGGCATCACCAAGGCGGTCGCGCCGATCATGGCCGCCCTGCCGGCCGGCAACCCGGCCCCCGTGACCGAAGAGAACCTCACCGCGCTGCTGCGTGCCGCGTGGGAAGGAGAGCGCCGATGA